One genomic segment of Ancylobacter sp. IITR112 includes these proteins:
- a CDS encoding fumarylacetoacetate hydrolase family protein — MNAPIDTSAYVITPPGIPTLPVEGSDKLFPIHRIYCVGRNYAEHAIEMGHDPNKEPPFFFQKNPDNVIVDGTFPYPDKSSDVHYELEMLVAIGKGGVNIPVESALDHVWGYGVGLDMTRRDLQGEAKKLGRPWEVGKAFEASAPCSALVPASSIGHPANGKVWLNVNGTQRQVGDLNQMIWKVPEMISYLSGLFELRPGDVIMSGTPAGVGAIVRGDVMEGGVDGVGTLTVKVV; from the coding sequence ATGAACGCGCCTATCGACACTTCCGCCTATGTGATCACGCCTCCTGGCATTCCGACGCTGCCCGTCGAAGGCTCGGACAAGCTGTTCCCGATCCATCGCATCTACTGCGTCGGCCGCAACTACGCCGAACACGCGATCGAGATGGGGCATGATCCCAACAAGGAGCCGCCCTTCTTCTTCCAGAAGAACCCGGACAATGTCATCGTCGACGGCACCTTTCCCTATCCCGACAAGTCCAGCGATGTGCATTATGAACTCGAAATGCTCGTCGCCATCGGCAAGGGCGGGGTGAACATCCCGGTCGAATCCGCCCTTGATCACGTCTGGGGCTATGGCGTCGGCCTCGACATGACCCGCCGCGACCTGCAGGGCGAAGCCAAGAAGCTCGGCCGCCCCTGGGAAGTGGGCAAGGCTTTCGAGGCCTCCGCTCCCTGTTCGGCGCTGGTGCCGGCTTCCTCCATCGGCCATCCCGCCAATGGCAAGGTGTGGCTCAACGTCAACGGCACCCAGCGCCAGGTCGGTGATCTCAACCAGATGATCTGGAAGGTGCCGGAGATGATCTCCTACCTCTCCGGCCTGTTCGAACTGCGGCCCGGCGATGTCATCATGTCCGGTACCCCGGCGGGTGTCGGCGCCATTGTGCGCGGCGATGTGATGGAAGGTGGCGTCGACGGCGTCGGCACGCTGACCGTCAAGGTCGTCTGA